GATCCGCCGCATTGACTCACAGAACTGGCTCAAGAGCACACACGCGCAGGCGGCCGAGGCGGAAACACGACTGGCGCTGATCGAGCAGGAATCGGCGGTGCGTATCAAGACCCTCTATGACAACGCCGAGTCGCTGCTGGCGCGTGCTGCGGTTACCTATGACCAAGCCATGGTCTCTGCTCACTCGATTCGCGAGGAATCGCGTGCCCGTGCGGTCGAACTCAGCATTCAGGCCGATGCGATTCTGGCTTCAGCAGCGATCGAGCAACAGCAGCACAGTGACAGCGCGATTCTTCAGCGCGATCAGGCTCAGCGCGAAGCGGCTTCGCTGCGTACGCAGCAGCAGGCCACGCTGGGCAAGGCTCAAGCCGAGGCAGACGACCTTCTGGCTCAGGCCAAGACCATCAGTTCGGAAGGGAATTTTCACGCGACTGCGCTGCGCGCCCGTGCGGCGGCGGTGACTGCGGCGCTCAATGCCGATCTCGCGGCACAGCGGCAGGGTGCGGCTTCGTATCTGGCGACGGCTCGGGCCAACTTCAATGAAGCGGCCCTGGTCGCCAACAGCCTGACCGAACTTGCGCAGGCTCGTGCGACGGAACTTGACGCGGCGTTTACGGCGCGCATGGCGCGAACCGAAGCACAGATCCGCCAGTCGATCGCCGATGCCGATCGTGCGCGTGCGGTTGCCTTGGCCGAAGTCGAGCGTGCCTGGGCCGAAGCGAATGCGGCGATGATCGAACTTGCTGCGGAGAACGAACTCCGCCGCGCTCACGCCACGGCCAAGGAGCAGATCATGCTTGCGTTCGTTGAACAGCAGCATGCGCACGCCGACGCCCGTGAATCGGCGACGGCGGCGACGTTTCAGGCCCGCCTGGCGTCGCTTCAAGCCCAGCGTGACCGTGCGTACGCCGAGATTTTCCTGAGCGAGCAGCAGCAGAAACTCGCGCACGTCAGTGCTGGTGGCGAGTTTGATCTCGCCGACGCGGCGCTGGCACGGATTCATGCGGCGGTGCGGGCGATGGCTGATGTGGCCCCGACGGAGGAAGCATCAGGATCGGTCGCGACTGTGCCGATCGACTGAACTAGCGATCATGCCGCTGGCGTAAACAATGCCTCAACGCCTGAAGCATCGCCATGAGCTTTGGGCGTTGATGCGTTTTGTGCGGTGGTTTATCCCGCCCGACGATCGTCGCGGTCTTCGATGCCCAGCGCCTTCATCTTCTTGTAGAGCGTCGTGCGGTTGATTTCGAGGTCTTCGGCTGTCTTCTGGCGGTTCCAGTCGTTGGCTTCGAGTGCTTTGAGGATGATGCGCCGCTCGGGGTCCTTGAGCGCTTCGAGCAGTGGCATCGGCACCCATGCGGTGTCGGAGTCATCGGCGCTGGCGCGAGAGCGTCCGGTCAGTGCCCGCAGCATGCCTTGGTCTGTTCCCTCTGCAACATGAGGCGGAAGATCGGAGACTTCGATTCTGGCTGCTCGCGTGAGCACAGCGGCCCGCTCGACAATGTTCTGGAGTTCACGCACATTTCCGGGGTAGGAGTAGCGTCGCAGGGCGAGCATGGCTTCATCGCTGAAACCGACGAGGGTCTTGCCGAGTTGTTCGGCATGGACCTGGAGAAAGTGCTCGGCGAGCATCGGAATGTCGCTGACGCGCTCGCGCAGCGGGGGGAGTTCGATCTTGACGACATTGATGCGGTAGTAGAGGTCCTGGCGGAAGTGGCCTTGCGCAACGAGTTCTTCGAGGGGCTGGTTGCTGGCGAGGATGACGCGGGCGTCGACTTCGATGGTCTGTGTTGTGCCGACGGGTTCGAAGCGCCGTTCCTGGAGGACGCGAAGGAGTTTGAGCTGCATGCCGGGGCTTGCGCTGTTGATCTCGTCGAGGAAGATGGTTCCGCCATCGGCAGCGAGGAAGCGTCCGACCTTGTCGGCGTGTGCGCCGGTGAAGGCGCCTTTGACGTGGCCGAAGAGTTCAGATTCGAGGAGTGTTTCGGGGATTGAGCCGCAACTGATCTCGACGAATGGTTTGGAGCGGCGCGGGCTCTGCTGGTGGATCGCGCCGGCGATGAGGCTCTTGCCGGTGCCGCTTTCTCCGGTCATGAGGACGGTGGTTTTGCTGGGGGCGACGGATTCGACCAGTTCGTAGATGCGCTGCATCCGGTGGTCCATGCCGATGATGCTGCCCAGCGCGTAGCGGCCGTCGAGGCGGCGTTTGAGTGTGCGGTTTTCTTCGACGAGTTTCTGCTGTCGCGTTGCGCGTTCGAGGGCGAGTTTGAGTTCTTCGTCGATGACGGGCTTGGTGAGGAAGTCGACAGCGCCGAGGCGGAGCGATTCGACCGCGGCCTCGACGGTGCCGTAGCCGGTGAGCATGACGACGACGACGGCGGGGTGCTTTCGGCCGATTTCGCGGAGGAGTTCCATCCCGCCCATGCCGGGCAGCGAGACATCGCTGATGACGATTCGGATCGGATCGGTTCCGCGTGCCGTATCGCGACCGTGTTCTTCGGCGACGGCGAGCGTCGCGAGGGCTTCGGTGGCGTTGTATGCACTGAGCGCGGCGTAGCCCTCGCTGGACAGGTATTCGCACAGCGAGTCGGCGACGATGGGGTCATCATCGACGACGAGCACGCGCATGCTCACGTCTGGCCTCCGATCGTGTGCTCGCCACGCGCCAATTCCGGGTAACTGACGCGCAGCACCGCGCCGGGGCGTGCCTGGCCGGCGCGCTCGGGCCTGCGTGTGAGCGCGATGGTGCCGCCCAGTTCGTGTGCGATGCTTGCGCACACCGCAAGCCCGATGCCGCGGACGCCGGGCTTGGTGGAGTAGTTGGGCTGAAACACACGATCGGCCTCTGCGGGCAGGCCGATCCCGTCGTCGGCTATTTCAATGGTGACCTGCCGTCGCCCGCTGCTGGCCGCCTCGCCGACCTGGCTGCTGATCTCGATCAGTCCACCCGAGCTTCCCATCGCCAGCGCTGCTTCGATCGCATCGAGCGCATTGACAAGCCCGTTGAGCACGACGCTGTACATCGGTCCGCTGGGCATCTGTCCGGCCGCGTCGTCGAGCGACAACTCGACCATGACGCCCAGTTCCTCCGCCCGCGGCATCATGACGGCAACCGCATGTTCGATGGTCTCGCCCAGACGCGGCCCCAGCGGACCACCGAGCATGGGTGAGCCGAGCGAGAGGTGCTTGCTGCGGAGTGCGGCGTTGACCAGGTCGGCCATGCGCACGAGTGCTGCACGCACGGTGTCGAGTTGGCGCCGGGCGGCTTCGACGGGATCGGTCTCGGCGCGGGCCAGGTTGCGATCGGCAATGGCGAGCCAGCGCATGGAACCGTCGAGGAGGTTGCTCAGTTCGTGGGCCAGGCGTGTGACGTCATCGGCCGCGCGCGGGCTTCGCTTCGAGGTGGGGTTGGGGCCGAGCGAATCGTGTGGCGTTCGCTCACCGTGTTCGTTGTCGCCTGTGGGCATCATTGTGGGGTGTCATCGACCGAATGTCCCTGCGGCTCCACTGCGGCCGTTGCCGCGACGCAACAAAGCCAGGAATCGGCAGATTGTGCGCGATTCGTTCCGTAGGAACGAGTGAGCTACGCCCTCTTGCGCAGAGGAGTCGAAGATCGATCCTGAATGACACAGATTTGCGTCCGCATAACGCCAAACCACGATGGTGAGCCAATAAACGCAACGGACCTTCGCTTAGCTTCGTGTGTAAAATTACGCACCCAGCAGCATCAGTTGCAGATCCACACGGTGGTTCACACGCCTCAGCACGCTACTTGCAAGTCACTGTCACCCTCAGGCAGCAGCATACGCTCAGCAAGGAGGCGTACGCGATGAGTCAGTTGTACATGGTGGTGGAAAGGTTCAAGGATGCCGCAGCCGTCTATGCGCGGTTTGGCGAGCAGGGTCGCCTGCTGCCGCCTGGGGTCGAGTACATCCAGAGCTGGGTGGACGAACAGAGAACGGTGTGTTTTCAGGTGATGCGTGCCGACAGGCTCGAACTGCTTGAAGCATGGATGCGAGCGTGGGATGACCTTGTCGTGTTCGAGGTGTGGCCCGTGACGGGTTCGGCCGAGGCTGCGCAGAAAATGTGAGACCCGGGGCAGCGCTCGATGATCGATGCGCATGCACCTTGGGCACTGCACGGAGAAGTGGAAATTGGTCAAACCTGGCCCGCACCCCCCCGGATCGGAGGCGGCGCGGGCATGCCCCCCCGAACTATGACGACATCATGTCCGCTTCACTCTCTCTTCAGTTCACCCCCCGACCGGTGCAAGCATCGCGTCGATCGGGATGCCTAGTTTTTCAGCGACGCGGCGGCCGTAGTCTTCATCGGCGCGGAAGAAGTGGCAGACCTGGCGCATCTGGACTTCCCTGCGGGCCTGGCCGAGGACGCCGGCGATGCGCGTGGCCAAGCGGTCGCGGTGGGCGTCGTCGAACATGCGGTACAGGTTGCCGGGCTGGGTGAAGTCGTCGTGATCGACGGTCGAGTCGTAGCGGTCGACCACGGCCTGACCAAGATCCCATGCGGGATCAGAGAAGTGTTCATTGGGCTGGGGCGTGCCGGAGCGCGTGTTGGGCCAGTAGTTGGGGGCGTTGCCGTAAGTCTCGGCGGTCGCTCCCTGACCGTCACGCATGTAGTGCATCACGGGGCAGCGGGGCTTGTTGACGGGAATCTGATGGTGATTGACACCCACGCGGTGCAGGTGCGTGTCGGCGTATGACATCAGGCGGGCCTGGAGCATCTTGTCGGGACTGGGCCCGATGCCGGGGACGAGGGCGGAGGGTTTGAAAGCCGCCTGCTCGACCTCGGCGTGGTAGTTCTCCGGGTTGCGGTTGAGTTCCATCTGCCCCACTTCGATCAGCGGGAAGTCGCCATGCGGCCAGACCTTGGTCAGGTCGAACGGGTTCCAGCCGGTCTTCTTCGACCAGGCTTCGGCCTGCTGCTGAGTCATGACCTGGATCTTGAGCGTCCATGAAGGAAACTCGCCCTTCTCAATCGCCGTGAACAGGTCGCGCTGATGGCTCTCGCGGTCGGAGCCGACGACCTCGGCCGCGTGATCGTCCATCCAGTTTTTGATGCCCTGATTCGATTTGAAATGGAACTTGCACCAGACGCGCTCGCCCGCAGCATTGATGAGGCTGTAGGTGTGGCTGCCGAAGCCGTGGATCGTGCGATAGGAAGCGGGCAGGCCGCGATCGCTGAAGAGAATCGTGACCTGATGCAGGCTCTCGGGGCACTGGCTCCAGAAGTCCCACTGCATGTCCATGTCGCGGAGGTTGGTCTTCGGGTCGCGCTTCTGCGTGTGGATGAAGTTGGCGAACTTGTAGGGGTCGCGGACGAAGAAGACGGGCGTGTTGTTGCCGACCATGTCCCAGTTGCCCTCATCGGTGTAGAACTTGATGGCAAAGCCCCGGACATCGCGCTCAGCGTCGGCAGCGCCGCGTTCCCCGGCGACAGTGCTGAAGCGGAGGAAGAGTTCGGTCTTCTTGCCGACCTTGGAGAAGATCGAGGCCTTGGTGTATTTTGTGATGTCATGAGTGACGGTGAACGTGCCGTACGCACCGGAGCCCTTGGCATGCACGACGCGCTCGGGGATGCGCTCGCGGTTGAAGTGCTGCATCTGTTCGAGCAGGGCGACATCCTGCATGAGCAGAGGCCCGCGCGGCCCGGCGGTCAGGGCGTGCTGGCGGGCGATCGGGGCCCCTTCGGCGGTGGTGAGAACGGGGCAGTTGGCGGAATCATTGGGCTTGGTGGTCATGTGGTGAGATCCTGCAATGGTGGGCACTGGTGAACAGAGTCAATAAAACGTGAAAAGTCACTTTGGAATAGTTCTAAATTAAAGGCACAAATGCTATCCTCTTCAATCCCCTGAAAGAGGTGGTTTCGACAACCGCGATACCCCCTTTGCCATGATCCGGCACAAAATATGGCATTGAGTGCGAAATCTGGATCAGTATACTTGCGGCTCAACCTCGCCATGGGCAAATGCCGATCAGTGCTTGGTTGCAAGGCATTTGGGGGGCTTTATGGCGACAGGCAATGGCAGTGCGAATCTGAGTTTTGACGTGGCGATCATCGGGGGCGGGCCGGCGGGCACCACGGCGGCGACGATGCTGCGCAAGTATTCACCGGACTTGAAGGTGCTGTTGGTCGAGAAGGAAAAGTTTCCACGTGACCACATCGGCGAGAGCCAGTTGGCGTCCATCGGTGCGGTGCTGCACGAGATGGGCGTGTGGGACAAGGTCGAGGCGGCGGGGTTTCCGATCAAGATCGGGGCGTCGTACACCTGGGGCCGCGACAATGACCGGTGGGACTTCAACTTTTATCCGCCGGAGAAGTGGGTCGATGAACCGAGGCCGGGCAAGTTTGAGGGGCAGCGGACTTCGGTGGCGTTTCAGGTGGATCGGTCGATCTTCGACACGATTCTGTTGCGTCACGCCGAATCAGTCGGGGTGACGGTGCGTGAGGAGACAGCGGTCGAAGAGGTGCTGTGCACGGGCGATCGCGTTGATGGGCTCAAGCTTTCGAGTGGCGAGACGGTGACGGCACGGTGGTACATTGACGCTTCGGGCGTTGTGGGGATTCTGCGTCGGGCGCTGGGGATCGGCGCGGATGTCGTCAAGGAACTGCGCAACATCGCGATCTGGGATTACTGGCGCAATGCCAAGTGGGCAATCAGAATCGGCACGGGCGCAACGCGCGTGCAGATCCGCAGTCTGCCATATGGCTGGATCTGGTTTATCCCGCTGGGTCCTGAGCGGACGAGCATCGGGCTGGTGACGCCGGTGGATCACTATCGCACATCGTCAAAGTCGCCCGAGGATTTGTATCTGGACGCAGTGCGTGAGCAGCCTGAGGTCGCATCGCTGCTCGAGGGGGCCGAGCGTGAAGGAACGATTCGTTCGTGCAAGGACTGGTCGCAGTTGAGTGATCGGGTCATCGGCGAAAACTGGTTGCTGGTCGGAGAGACGTGCGGCTTTGCCGACCCGATTCTCTCGGCGGGCATGTCGCTGGCGCATGCGTCGGGGCGTGATGCGGCGTACACGATCATGGAGCTTGACCGGGGCGAGCACGATGCGAAGTGGCTGCGCGAGCGGTACAACGATTGCAACCGCGCTAACGTGCGCCAGCACATCCGCTTTGCGCAGTACTGGTATTCAGCCAACAGTTGTTTTACGGAACTGCGTGACAACTGCCAGGCGATCGCGGCAGAAGCGGGGCTCAAACTCTCGCCACAGGCAGCGTGGGCGTGGTTGAGCCAAGGTGGTTTTGCGACCGAGCACCCGGGGGTTCCGTCGGCGGGCACGTTTGACGTGTCGTTGTCGCGGCAGCTCATCGGGCTGTTTTCGGGCGATGGGCATACGAAGCCCGACTACCTGATGAACGGGCACAATAAGTTCACGCTCAACCTGACGGGGGCGACTGCGGGGGTGATGGGGTTCCTGCATGAAGGCCGCATTCAGAGAGTCGAGTGCTATGAGCGTGCGGGGCATCGTCTGCCGAAACTGGGCTATTACGATCTGGTGATTCAGACGCTCAAGCAGACTTCGGATGCCCAGACGATGGTCAACATGTTGAGCGCTGAACTTCAACGCAAGAACCCGAGCGCCCCGCCACAGGTACACCGCAGCCAGATGGCGCTGTGTCTGTCGGCGCTTGAGACGATGCTCGATGAGTATTGGGTGACGCGGGCGATCAACCGGCGCAAGCCTCTGCTCCAAGTGTCGCACGAGGGGACGGCCCTGTTGCGAACGGCCAAGGAAGACCGCGATGCGCTATCGGGAGAAACGGTGTCGCGGATCGAATCGAACATCGATTGAGCAGGGGCCGAGTGGTCGATTACGACCACAGGGTGAAGACTGCGATGACGTGATGATGTGAGGCGTCCAGCCTATGTGCCTTCTTTACGCGCCTACTCGGGGCACGAAGTGGGCGGTTGCGCCAAACCTAAACCATCTGAGGTTTGGTCATTTGGGCAATGGGGGTTGACGGAATCGTCAATTCGCTGTAGTCTGGATGCGACGCGAGCGCCGGCGGGCGGTTGCGGTGAGGGGAAACCATGATGAACAGCGTTCGGTGGAGCTTTGGGGCTTGCCTGGTGTGGTGTGCGATTGCTGCAGCCGGTGGCGGCGAGGATCGCCCGGCAGCGGTGTTTGCGACGGCAGCGGTCGAGCCGATCGGGCAGAGCGTGGTGCATGAGCCGACGACGAAGAGAGCTCGTGCGATCGATGCCGACATGGCGCTGATGGACGGGGCCTTGATGAGGTCGGTTGTGCGGCTGAATCTGTTTGATGATGTGGATCTGCGCGTCACGATCGATCGGCACGAGGATCGCGGGCTGCATCGCTACACATGGACCGGGCGCGTGCTGAGCGAGCCGGGCGGTTCGTTTGTGCTCGTGGTCGAGGTGGACGCGATCATGGGGGCGGTATGGCTTGATGATGATCGGGTGTTTGAAGTGCGCTCCGACGCGACTGGGCAGGTCTGGGCCGTCGAACTCGATGGGATGGCGTTCGATCCGTGCGCGACGGATCATGAGCATTGCATCCATGCGCCGCGCGAGGCTTTGGACGATGAACTCGGGCTGCGCGGCAGTGTGTGCGCCGACGACGGATCGATCGTTGACGTGATGGTGGTGTACACGCCAGCGGCGCGGTCGGGGGCTGGAGGAACAAACGCGATCAGGGCGCTCGCCGAGTCGGCGGTGGCGGCGACGAACAACGCGTATGCGAACAGCCAGATCAATCCTCGGCTGCGGCTGGTGTACCTTGACGAAATCGAATACACCGAAACGGGAAACTTGAGCACCGACCTGAGCCGATTGCGGAGTTCGACCGACGGGCACATGGACGCGGTCCACGCGATCCGCAACAGCGTACGAGCTGACATGGTGGCGCTGCTGACCAACACCGGCAGCGCGTGCGGCGTGGCGTATCTGATGACGAATCTTTCGACTGGGTTTGCTTCTTCGGCGTTCTCGGTCACGCGGCGGTCGTGTGCAGTAGGCAACCTGACCTTTGCGCACGAACTGGGGCACAACATGGGGAGCTCACACGACCGCGATAACGCGGGGTCGGCATTGTATTCGTATTCGTACGGGAGCCGGTGGTATTCGACAAATGGAACACACAACCGCTCGGTGATGGCCTACTCGCCTGGGACACGGCGGGCGCATTTTTCGAATCCGGATGTGCTCTATGGCGGGAACCCGACTGGTGTGCCGGTGGGCCAGCCGAATCCGACGGACAACGCGCGGTCGATCA
This is a stretch of genomic DNA from Phycisphaeraceae bacterium. It encodes these proteins:
- a CDS encoding DUF3303 family protein, whose protein sequence is MSQLYMVVERFKDAAAVYARFGEQGRLLPPGVEYIQSWVDEQRTVCFQVMRADRLELLEAWMRAWDDLVVFEVWPVTGSAEAAQKM
- a CDS encoding catalase, with the protein product MTTKPNDSANCPVLTTAEGAPIARQHALTAGPRGPLLMQDVALLEQMQHFNRERIPERVVHAKGSGAYGTFTVTHDITKYTKASIFSKVGKKTELFLRFSTVAGERGAADAERDVRGFAIKFYTDEGNWDMVGNNTPVFFVRDPYKFANFIHTQKRDPKTNLRDMDMQWDFWSQCPESLHQVTILFSDRGLPASYRTIHGFGSHTYSLINAAGERVWCKFHFKSNQGIKNWMDDHAAEVVGSDRESHQRDLFTAIEKGEFPSWTLKIQVMTQQQAEAWSKKTGWNPFDLTKVWPHGDFPLIEVGQMELNRNPENYHAEVEQAAFKPSALVPGIGPSPDKMLQARLMSYADTHLHRVGVNHHQIPVNKPRCPVMHYMRDGQGATAETYGNAPNYWPNTRSGTPQPNEHFSDPAWDLGQAVVDRYDSTVDHDDFTQPGNLYRMFDDAHRDRLATRIAGVLGQARREVQMRQVCHFFRADEDYGRRVAEKLGIPIDAMLAPVGG
- a CDS encoding HAMP domain-containing histidine kinase; amino-acid sequence: MMPTGDNEHGERTPHDSLGPNPTSKRSPRAADDVTRLAHELSNLLDGSMRWLAIADRNLARAETDPVEAARRQLDTVRAALVRMADLVNAALRSKHLSLGSPMLGGPLGPRLGETIEHAVAVMMPRAEELGVMVELSLDDAAGQMPSGPMYSVVLNGLVNALDAIEAALAMGSSGGLIEISSQVGEAASSGRRQVTIEIADDGIGLPAEADRVFQPNYSTKPGVRGIGLAVCASIAHELGGTIALTRRPERAGQARPGAVLRVSYPELARGEHTIGGQT
- a CDS encoding tryptophan 7-halogenase, which translates into the protein MATGNGSANLSFDVAIIGGGPAGTTAATMLRKYSPDLKVLLVEKEKFPRDHIGESQLASIGAVLHEMGVWDKVEAAGFPIKIGASYTWGRDNDRWDFNFYPPEKWVDEPRPGKFEGQRTSVAFQVDRSIFDTILLRHAESVGVTVREETAVEEVLCTGDRVDGLKLSSGETVTARWYIDASGVVGILRRALGIGADVVKELRNIAIWDYWRNAKWAIRIGTGATRVQIRSLPYGWIWFIPLGPERTSIGLVTPVDHYRTSSKSPEDLYLDAVREQPEVASLLEGAEREGTIRSCKDWSQLSDRVIGENWLLVGETCGFADPILSAGMSLAHASGRDAAYTIMELDRGEHDAKWLRERYNDCNRANVRQHIRFAQYWYSANSCFTELRDNCQAIAAEAGLKLSPQAAWAWLSQGGFATEHPGVPSAGTFDVSLSRQLIGLFSGDGHTKPDYLMNGHNKFTLNLTGATAGVMGFLHEGRIQRVECYERAGHRLPKLGYYDLVIQTLKQTSDAQTMVNMLSAELQRKNPSAPPQVHRSQMALCLSALETMLDEYWVTRAINRRKPLLQVSHEGTALLRTAKEDRDALSGETVSRIESNID
- a CDS encoding immunoglobulin domain-containing protein, producing MMNSVRWSFGACLVWCAIAAAGGGEDRPAAVFATAAVEPIGQSVVHEPTTKRARAIDADMALMDGALMRSVVRLNLFDDVDLRVTIDRHEDRGLHRYTWTGRVLSEPGGSFVLVVEVDAIMGAVWLDDDRVFEVRSDATGQVWAVELDGMAFDPCATDHEHCIHAPREALDDELGLRGSVCADDGSIVDVMVVYTPAARSGAGGTNAIRALAESAVAATNNAYANSQINPRLRLVYLDEIEYTETGNLSTDLSRLRSSTDGHMDAVHAIRNSVRADMVALLTNTGSACGVAYLMTNLSTGFASSAFSVTRRSCAVGNLTFAHELGHNMGSSHDRDNAGSALYSYSYGSRWYSTNGTHNRSVMAYSPGTRRAHFSNPDVLYGGNPTGVPVGQPNPTDNARSINNAALTISNWRNGGTPPTMVLHPQGVEVELGANVLLVTAASGLGPIEYRWEHDGEPVVDDGRISGATTPVLLIANAVGGDAGVYRAIASNACGPTMSNAAIVTVVSAPCAVDLNGDGALDFFDVNVFLGAFSEGDLSADFNGDGVLDFFDVSAFLAAFAAGCV
- a CDS encoding sigma-54-dependent Fis family transcriptional regulator, with the protein product MSMRVLVVDDDPIVADSLCEYLSSEGYAALSAYNATEALATLAVAEEHGRDTARGTDPIRIVISDVSLPGMGGMELLREIGRKHPAVVVVMLTGYGTVEAAVESLRLGAVDFLTKPVIDEELKLALERATRQQKLVEENRTLKRRLDGRYALGSIIGMDHRMQRIYELVESVAPSKTTVLMTGESGTGKSLIAGAIHQQSPRRSKPFVEISCGSIPETLLESELFGHVKGAFTGAHADKVGRFLAADGGTIFLDEINSASPGMQLKLLRVLQERRFEPVGTTQTIEVDARVILASNQPLEELVAQGHFRQDLYYRINVVKIELPPLRERVSDIPMLAEHFLQVHAEQLGKTLVGFSDEAMLALRRYSYPGNVRELQNIVERAAVLTRAARIEVSDLPPHVAEGTDQGMLRALTGRSRASADDSDTAWVPMPLLEALKDPERRIILKALEANDWNRQKTAEDLEINRTTLYKKMKALGIEDRDDRRAG